The genomic DNA GTCCTGTACAAGGGCCTTCCGTCGCAATGACGGAAGGCTTTTTTTCAGCTCTCCCGGGAATACAGAAAGGATTCGAGCTCCCGCAGAATAGTATCCCGGGTTCCGAAACATCGCCTGGTTGCAGGAAGGGAATCAAGAAAAACCCCGCCGTAGTTCTTCTTCAGAATCCTGGGATCACAGATTACCACCGCCCCCCGGTCGGAGGAGGAGCGGATCAGACGACCGAAGCCCTGCTTGAAACGCATAACCGCCATGGGAAGGGAAAGCTGAAAGAATGAGTTGCCTCCCCGGGCTTCGACGGCTTCCATACGGGCCTGGAGTACCGGGTCGGAGGGAACGGTAAAGGGCAGCCGGAAAAGGATAAGCAGGGTAAGGGTTTCTCCGGGGCTGTCCACCCCTTCCCAGAATGATTCGGTTGCCAGCAGAACGCTCCCCGTATCGCTGTTGAAACGCTCCAGCAGCCGGCTTCGATCGTCATCCCCCTGACGAAGGACCGAAATACCCGCTTCCTCCAGAGGAGGAGCCAGGAAATCATGGACCTCCTTCAGCATGGCGTAGGAGGTAAAGAGCAGAAGCCCCCGCCCTTCACTCAGGAGCAGAAGATCCCTGGCCAGACGGGCGGAGAAATCGATGTAGTCCGGCTCCTTCGGGTCCGGGGCCTCCTGGGACACACACAGAAGAACATTGGATTTGTAGGGGAAGGGAGAGGGGAATCGTCCTGTATGATGGGGATACTCCGTAAGCCCCATCCGATCCTCCCAGTAGCTGAAATTCTCCTGGATGGTCAGGGTTGCGGAGGTCATGATCACCGTGTCGAAGGGATCATACACCGCTTCCCGCATAAGGGAGCTGACCTCCAGGGGGCTGACGGTAAAAAACAGATGAGTTTCCCGGCCGATTCGTTTGGCCTCGATCCAGAAAACCTGGTCGGGACGGTTTTCCCGCTCCCTGAAGGAATCGCAGACCATAAGAAATCCGGAGAGACGTCGCTGGATAACCTTCAATTCGTGCAGGGCAGGTTCCTCTGCAGCGTCATCGGGCAGGGACTCGGCGATTCGGCCCAACAGGGTATAGAGTTCACCCAGGGGTTTGCGGATCTCGGCTATCTGGTTTGAAACCACAAGATCAATACCCTCTTCCGCCCCATGAACAGCAGCACCCCTCAGACGATAGCTCGACGCCCCGGACATAAGGGGAAGAATGGCAGCCTCCGCCGCTTCCAGGGCCTCCCGCAAATTGCCGATGGCCTGGGGGGCCCGGGAACTCAAGCGGGTGTCCGGAACCAGGGGTTCAATCTTGACCAGGGCCCCGAAGCTGCGATTCCTGCGTCGACGGAGAAGCCGGGAAAGCTGTTTGTAGATGGACAGGCGTCCGAGGCTCATGGAAAAATAGGAGGTGGCGTTGCGCTCCACATTATGGGCTTCGTCAAAGACGATTTTGTGAAAAGGCGGGAGCACCGCGGTACCTTCAAAACCGAGCTCCTCCAGCCTCAGGGCAAGATCGGAAAAAAGCAGATGATGGTTTACCACCAGCACCTGGGCGGCAGCGGCCTTGCGGCGGGCCCGTATCACAAAACAGTTTTCCCGATGCCGGCAGCGAAGGCCCAGGCAGGAATCCGCCTCGGAGTTGATCCGGTTCCACAGTTCCCTGGGAGGCAGAATGGGCAGATCGCTCAGGGAACCCGTCTCAGTCACCCCGGCCCATTCTCTGATGGATTCCAGGTCGTGTCCCTCTTCCCGAAACAGGGAATCCTCCTCCAGGGCCTCGTTCAACCTGTGCAGGCACAGATAGTTTCCCCGTCCTTTTACCAGGGCGCAGGAAACCCTGGACTTCATGATTTTCAGGACCGTGGGAATATCCTTGTCCAGAAGCTGGTTCTGAAGATTGATGGTACCCGTGGATATCACCACCCGCTGGCGGTTCTTTTCCGCCCAGGCGATGGCCGGAACCAGATAGGCGAAGGACTTTCCAACCCCGGTCCCTGCTTCGATAAGACTGACATCGTTCTCGTTGAAACTGCGGCAGACCTCTTCGACCATGGCGATCTGGGAATCCCGTTTCTCGTACCGGATCTCCTCTGCCAGAGGTCCCTCGGGAAGAAGCAGCCCCGTCAGCATTGCCGAATCAAGAGCTGAAATCTCTGATTCCCTGACCGCCTCGGACACCACGTAGATATCGCTGACCTGGTTGTCAATTATGTAAAAGCCGACCCCCCGATTGCCCAGGTAGGAGGCTATTCCCAGATCG from Marispirochaeta aestuarii includes the following:
- a CDS encoding ATP-dependent DNA helicase, whose product is MRIQDYFLPHIVDNISDAVAEASGNEVFFIGTINDEGLVSSVMIGARGNRISVPALSPYLETADVVIHNHPSGNLTPSSADLGIASYLGNRGVGFYIIDNQVSDIYVVSEAVRESEISALDSAMLTGLLLPEGPLAEEIRYEKRDSQIAMVEEVCRSFNENDVSLIEAGTGVGKSFAYLVPAIAWAEKNRQRVVISTGTINLQNQLLDKDIPTVLKIMKSRVSCALVKGRGNYLCLHRLNEALEEDSLFREEGHDLESIREWAGVTETGSLSDLPILPPRELWNRINSEADSCLGLRCRHRENCFVIRARRKAAAAQVLVVNHHLLFSDLALRLEELGFEGTAVLPPFHKIVFDEAHNVERNATSYFSMSLGRLSIYKQLSRLLRRRRNRSFGALVKIEPLVPDTRLSSRAPQAIGNLREALEAAEAAILPLMSGASSYRLRGAAVHGAEEGIDLVVSNQIAEIRKPLGELYTLLGRIAESLPDDAAEEPALHELKVIQRRLSGFLMVCDSFRERENRPDQVFWIEAKRIGRETHLFFTVSPLEVSSLMREAVYDPFDTVIMTSATLTIQENFSYWEDRMGLTEYPHHTGRFPSPFPYKSNVLLCVSQEAPDPKEPDYIDFSARLARDLLLLSEGRGLLLFTSYAMLKEVHDFLAPPLEEAGISVLRQGDDDRSRLLERFNSDTGSVLLATESFWEGVDSPGETLTLLILFRLPFTVPSDPVLQARMEAVEARGGNSFFQLSLPMAVMRFKQGFGRLIRSSSDRGAVVICDPRILKKNYGGVFLDSLPATRRCFGTRDTILRELESFLYSRES